From a single Paraburkholderia sp. D15 genomic region:
- a CDS encoding porin: MRKQTFPAALLAIGGIGLSAGAAHAQSSVTLYGIADGGFTYTSNQGGKSNYQATAGSEQGSRWGLLGSEDLGGGNRAVFRLENGFNLMNGTASANGRIFGRQAWVGLSSDRYGTLTFGRQYNASQDSLEPLQLATDTVQYGTHPFDVDDINNTFRTDNSVKYVTPTFHGLQINTLYALSGNPGNFATNRSYSVGASYANGPWHLGAAYVMLDHPATDTSGAIPSDNYFTFLKGISKQRIYGAGGLYDIGNASVGLMYTNTRFELTPASQYQTYQNAEASLRYRISPTVHAAIGETYTNVSTNGAVDSWHYWQTTAGLQYFLSKSTDVYIDLLYQRATNAVAQIEGASGPSSSGTQFIAVTGIRHKF, from the coding sequence ATGCGCAAACAGACATTCCCGGCGGCGCTGCTCGCCATTGGCGGCATCGGCCTGTCGGCCGGCGCGGCACACGCACAGTCGAGCGTGACGCTGTACGGCATCGCCGACGGCGGTTTCACCTACACCAGTAATCAGGGCGGCAAGTCGAACTATCAGGCGACGGCCGGCAGCGAACAGGGTTCACGCTGGGGGTTGCTCGGCAGCGAAGATCTCGGCGGCGGCAACCGCGCGGTATTCCGGCTCGAGAACGGTTTCAATCTGATGAACGGTACGGCCAGCGCGAACGGACGTATCTTCGGACGACAGGCGTGGGTCGGTTTGTCGAGCGATCGCTACGGCACGTTGACGTTCGGCCGTCAGTACAACGCCTCGCAAGATTCGCTGGAACCGCTGCAACTCGCCACTGACACCGTGCAGTACGGCACCCACCCGTTCGATGTCGACGATATCAACAACACGTTTCGCACCGACAATTCGGTCAAGTACGTGACGCCGACCTTCCACGGTCTGCAGATCAACACCCTGTATGCGTTGTCGGGCAACCCGGGCAACTTCGCGACGAATCGCTCATACAGCGTCGGCGCAAGCTACGCCAATGGTCCGTGGCATCTGGGCGCGGCCTACGTGATGCTCGATCACCCCGCCACCGACACGAGCGGCGCGATTCCGTCCGACAACTATTTCACCTTCCTGAAGGGCATCAGCAAGCAGCGCATTTACGGCGCGGGCGGGTTATACGACATCGGCAACGCAAGCGTCGGCCTGATGTACACGAACACCCGTTTCGAGCTGACGCCCGCGAGCCAGTACCAGACTTACCAGAATGCCGAAGCAAGCCTGCGCTATCGCATCTCGCCCACCGTGCACGCGGCGATCGGCGAGACCTACACCAACGTGTCGACGAATGGGGCGGTGGACTCGTGGCACTACTGGCAGACGACGGCAGGGCTCCAGTACTTCCTGTCGAAATCGACCGACGTCTATATCGACCTGCTGTATCAGCGCGCCACCAACGCGGTCGCGCAGATCGAAGGGGCATCCGGACCTTCAAGTAGCGGCACGCAGTTCATTGCCGTCACGGGTATCCGTCACAAGTTCTGA
- a CDS encoding CocE/NonD family hydrolase: MTDAFSHGGALAADLPLNPFCDVMVPMRDGVRLATDVYFPAGYRAGIDAPLPTILERTPYGKSDISRSEIHHGQPPANRAEVARHFTARGYAVVLQDCRGRYHSEGTFTKYIAEGPDGFDTIEWITRQSWSNGKIGTMGLSYAAHTQLAAACLNPPGLACMVLDSGGFANGYRCGIRQGGAFELKQATWAFNRARNSASAAGNPLVADALDASDLRQWFARMPWRPGHSPLAAVPEYERYLFEQWTHDIFDDYWKQPGIYAEGYYATMRRVPTVLMSSWYDAYVRSTLDNFAALSGTPGAPAYLIMGPWLHGDRNVSHSGDVEFGPDAVIEGPIAKDWLTFRADWFDRWLKPDGASNGADAAVARIFVMGGGSGARNPQGRMEHGGRWVDSPRWPLPGTRHTPLYLAEDGSLAAWNDALHATPAATAYSFDPSNPVPTIGGALTSGAPVFEGGAFDQREDARFFGTRHMGMPLAARADVLVFQTAPLEEDLAVIGPIVVKLWISSDAPDTDFTAKLIDVHPPHEDYPHGYAMNLTDGIFRCRFHESWTEPRALEEGRVYAIEIEPFATANLFKRGHRIRLDVSSSNFPHFDVNPNSGEPPALARTPRVAVNRVHFGAGQASHVVLPLVPLASLDAMQSNPADSRSTG, from the coding sequence ATGACCGACGCTTTTTCCCACGGCGGGGCGCTTGCCGCCGATTTGCCGCTCAACCCGTTTTGCGACGTCATGGTGCCGATGCGCGACGGCGTGCGGCTCGCGACCGACGTGTACTTTCCCGCCGGTTACCGTGCCGGCATCGACGCGCCGCTACCCACGATCCTGGAGCGCACGCCGTACGGAAAATCCGATATCTCGCGTTCGGAAATCCATCACGGCCAGCCGCCCGCGAATCGTGCCGAGGTGGCCCGCCATTTCACCGCTCGCGGCTATGCCGTGGTGCTGCAGGACTGCCGCGGGCGCTACCACTCCGAGGGCACGTTCACGAAATACATCGCAGAGGGGCCGGACGGTTTCGACACGATCGAATGGATCACGCGACAGTCCTGGTCGAACGGCAAGATCGGCACGATGGGGCTGTCTTACGCGGCCCATACGCAGCTCGCGGCGGCCTGCCTGAATCCGCCGGGACTCGCGTGCATGGTGCTGGACTCCGGTGGTTTTGCGAACGGCTATCGCTGCGGCATTCGCCAGGGCGGCGCATTCGAACTGAAACAGGCGACGTGGGCGTTTAACCGGGCCAGGAACAGCGCTTCGGCCGCCGGGAATCCGCTGGTGGCCGACGCGCTGGATGCCAGCGATCTGCGTCAATGGTTCGCGCGGATGCCGTGGCGGCCGGGTCACTCGCCGCTGGCGGCGGTGCCGGAATACGAGCGCTATCTGTTCGAGCAATGGACGCACGACATCTTCGACGACTACTGGAAACAGCCGGGCATCTACGCCGAGGGCTATTACGCCACGATGAGGCGCGTGCCGACCGTGCTGATGTCGAGCTGGTACGACGCCTACGTGCGCAGCACGCTCGACAATTTCGCGGCGTTGTCCGGCACGCCTGGCGCCCCGGCGTATCTGATCATGGGGCCGTGGCTGCACGGCGATCGCAACGTGTCGCACAGCGGCGACGTCGAGTTCGGGCCCGACGCGGTGATCGAAGGGCCGATCGCGAAAGACTGGCTGACGTTCCGGGCCGACTGGTTCGACCGCTGGCTGAAGCCGGACGGCGCGTCGAACGGAGCGGACGCGGCCGTTGCCCGTATCTTCGTGATGGGCGGCGGTAGCGGGGCGCGTAATCCACAGGGCCGCATGGAGCACGGCGGTCGTTGGGTCGATTCGCCGCGATGGCCGCTGCCCGGCACGCGCCACACGCCGCTTTACCTTGCCGAGGACGGCTCGCTTGCGGCGTGGAACGACGCATTGCACGCGACGCCCGCCGCGACTGCGTATTCGTTCGATCCATCCAACCCGGTGCCGACGATCGGCGGCGCGCTCACTTCCGGCGCGCCGGTTTTCGAAGGCGGCGCGTTCGACCAGCGCGAAGACGCGCGCTTCTTCGGTACCCGGCACATGGGCATGCCGCTCGCGGCACGCGCCGATGTTCTCGTGTTCCAGACGGCGCCGCTCGAAGAAGACCTTGCCGTCATCGGGCCGATTGTCGTCAAGCTGTGGATTTCATCCGATGCGCCCGACACCGACTTCACCGCGAAGCTGATCGATGTCCACCCGCCGCACGAGGATTACCCGCACGGCTACGCGATGAATCTGACCGACGGCATTTTCCGCTGCCGTTTTCATGAATCGTGGACCGAACCGCGCGCCCTGGAAGAGGGACGCGTCTACGCGATCGAAATCGAACCGTTCGCCACCGCGAATCTGTTCAAACGTGGCCATCGCATCCGTCTCGATGTGTCGAGCAGCAATTTTCCGCACTTCGACGTCAACCCGAATAGCGGTGAGCCGCCCGCGCTGGCGCGCACGCCGCGCGTCGCGGTGAACCGCGTGCACTTCGGCGCGGGTCAGGCGTCGCACGTCGTACTGCCGCTGGTCCCGCTGGCGTCGCTCGACGCCATGCAGTCGAACCCGGCAGACAGCCGCAGCACCGGCTAG
- a CDS encoding ABC transporter substrate-binding protein yields the protein MSAPVSFMRRPGVVRKAAIALACGLSFACAASVAQARSLTMALASEPQSLDPLFSRTQNNMQTAENMFERLIEQDDNLQVRPGLAVSWHAVDPLTWEFHLRPNVHFSDGSTMTADDVAYSLRRARSVPNSPAPYSGAVANIDRIEVVDPLTLRIVTKTPSPAFVEQIGLVYIVSQRATAGHASNDYRLPAVAVGTGPYRLARWIPGDRLELVRNEHYWGKRPVFDSCTIRFVSNDAARLSALLSGSVDLIDNVPPVTIGRLRRERNVTLFSGPSARLVYLALDSSRDASPFVAAADGSAIARNPLRDVRVREAISKMIDRDAITQHLLNGAGLPAGQIVPPGMGGYDPRLQPERYDPVGARRLLVAAGYPDGFRLTIHSSNDRFASDGDLGQALGQMLARGGIAVNDVVTQPYNVYAGAAARRSYSAFVFSFGNTTSDSAIALTNVLESYSRESGTGAFNRTRYSNPALDRLLREAATTFDPARRDQLLQQAAHAGFSDYGIVPLYFPVDYWAARHGVIFHPNKSERTSLLFIETQP from the coding sequence ATGAGCGCACCGGTTTCATTCATGCGCCGACCCGGCGTCGTGCGTAAAGCGGCCATCGCGCTCGCCTGTGGCCTGAGCTTTGCCTGCGCGGCAAGCGTCGCGCAGGCGCGCTCGCTGACGATGGCGCTCGCATCCGAGCCGCAGTCGCTCGATCCGCTGTTCTCGCGCACGCAGAACAACATGCAGACCGCCGAAAACATGTTCGAGCGGCTGATCGAACAGGATGACAACCTGCAGGTCCGGCCCGGCCTCGCGGTGTCGTGGCACGCGGTCGATCCGCTCACATGGGAATTCCATCTGCGCCCGAACGTGCACTTCTCGGACGGCTCGACCATGACCGCCGACGATGTCGCATATTCGCTGCGCCGCGCGCGCAGCGTGCCGAACAGTCCGGCCCCGTATTCTGGCGCGGTCGCGAACATCGACCGGATCGAGGTGGTCGACCCGCTGACGCTGCGCATCGTGACGAAGACGCCTTCGCCCGCGTTCGTCGAGCAGATCGGGCTCGTGTACATCGTCTCGCAGCGCGCGACGGCGGGTCACGCGAGCAACGACTACCGCCTGCCCGCCGTCGCGGTCGGCACCGGTCCCTATCGTCTCGCGCGCTGGATTCCCGGCGACCGCCTCGAACTCGTGCGTAACGAACATTACTGGGGCAAGCGGCCCGTTTTCGACAGCTGCACCATCCGGTTCGTGTCGAACGATGCCGCGCGGCTGTCGGCGTTGCTGTCGGGTTCGGTCGATCTGATCGACAACGTACCGCCCGTTACGATCGGCCGTCTGCGCCGCGAGCGAAACGTGACGCTCTTTTCCGGGCCGTCCGCACGACTCGTCTATCTCGCACTCGATTCGTCGCGCGACGCCTCGCCGTTCGTCGCCGCCGCCGACGGTTCGGCGATCGCGCGCAATCCGCTGCGCGACGTGCGCGTGCGCGAAGCCATCTCGAAGATGATCGACCGCGACGCGATCACCCAGCATCTGCTGAACGGCGCCGGACTGCCGGCTGGGCAAATCGTGCCGCCCGGCATGGGCGGTTACGACCCACGGCTCCAGCCGGAGCGCTACGACCCGGTCGGCGCGCGACGGCTGCTGGTGGCGGCGGGCTATCCGGACGGTTTCCGGCTGACGATCCATTCGTCCAACGACCGCTTTGCGAGCGACGGCGATCTGGGTCAGGCGCTCGGCCAGATGCTGGCGCGCGGCGGCATCGCCGTGAACGACGTCGTCACTCAGCCGTACAACGTGTACGCGGGCGCAGCCGCGCGACGCAGCTACAGTGCGTTCGTCTTCAGTTTCGGCAATACCACGAGCGACTCCGCGATTGCGCTCACCAACGTGCTCGAAAGCTATTCACGCGAAAGCGGCACGGGCGCGTTCAACCGCACCCGCTATTCGAATCCGGCGCTCGACCGGCTGCTGCGTGAAGCCGCGACGACCTTCGATCCGGCGCGGCGCGACCAGTTGCTGCAACAGGCCGCGCACGCGGGCTTCAGCGACTACGGCATCGTGCCGCTCTATTTCCCGGTGGACTACTGGGCGGCTCGCCACGGCGTGATCTTCCATCCGAACAAATCCGAACGCACGTCGCTGCTTTTCATAGAGACCCAACCATGA
- a CDS encoding oligopeptide/dipeptide ABC transporter ATP-binding protein — protein MNAPHVMAPLVEVDHVSRRFVRRLNYAERIAGWLGARAKEQIVHAVDDVSLTIHRGEVVGLVGESGCGKSTLGRMLAGIGTPSSGTIRTIEKTGEPAAPDSGPDRARAGQHKPRHRLATQMIFQDPLSSLNPRKQVRDIIGEAPLVHGIVERGNLDAYVVDVMERVGLNPDFRERFPHQFSGGQRQRIGIGRALAVKPDFLICDESIAALDVSIQAQIINLFMQLRRDLGLTYLFISHDLGVVEHISDRVAIMYLGRIVETAPTVELFANPRHPYTIALLAHVPRLSNRKRQFESIQGEIPSPLAPPDGCHFHPRCPHATQRCRTERPLLRASAAAHQVACHLVEGR, from the coding sequence ATGAACGCACCCCATGTCATGGCGCCGCTGGTCGAAGTCGACCACGTGTCGCGCCGCTTCGTTCGTCGCCTGAATTACGCCGAGCGGATCGCCGGGTGGCTCGGCGCTCGCGCGAAGGAACAGATCGTCCATGCCGTCGACGACGTCAGCCTGACGATTCATCGCGGCGAAGTGGTCGGTCTCGTCGGCGAATCCGGCTGCGGGAAATCGACGCTCGGCCGGATGCTGGCCGGGATCGGGACGCCGTCGAGCGGCACGATCCGCACGATAGAGAAGACCGGCGAGCCGGCGGCGCCGGACAGCGGGCCCGACCGCGCGCGCGCCGGGCAGCATAAGCCGCGCCACCGGCTCGCGACCCAGATGATCTTCCAGGATCCGCTGTCGTCGCTCAATCCGCGCAAGCAGGTACGCGACATCATCGGCGAGGCGCCGCTCGTGCACGGCATCGTCGAGCGCGGGAATCTGGACGCCTATGTCGTCGACGTGATGGAGCGTGTCGGCCTGAATCCGGATTTCCGCGAACGCTTTCCGCATCAATTTTCCGGCGGGCAACGTCAGCGCATCGGCATTGGCCGCGCGCTGGCCGTGAAGCCGGATTTCCTGATCTGCGACGAATCGATCGCGGCGCTCGACGTGTCGATCCAGGCGCAGATCATCAACCTCTTCATGCAACTGCGCCGCGATCTCGGTCTCACGTACCTGTTCATCAGCCATGATCTGGGCGTTGTCGAGCACATCAGCGATCGTGTCGCCATCATGTATCTCGGTCGTATCGTCGAAACCGCGCCGACCGTCGAACTGTTCGCCAATCCGCGGCATCCGTACACGATCGCGCTGCTTGCCCACGTGCCGCGCCTGTCGAACCGCAAGCGGCAGTTCGAATCCATTCAAGGCGAGATTCCGTCGCCGCTCGCACCGCCCGACGGCTGTCATTTCCATCCGCGATGTCCTCACGCAACGCAGCGTTGCCGCACCGAGCGGCCCTTGTTGCGCGCGAGTGCGGCCGCCCATCAGGTCGCGTGTCATCTGGTGGAGGGGCGATGA
- a CDS encoding ABC transporter ATP-binding protein, with the protein MSMLTLSVQNLRTYFFTGAGVAKAVDDASFDVAPGEILGLVGESGSGKSITGFSVLGLIDAPGRIVGGRVLFKGEDLTTLTSEARRRLRGNRIAMIFQDPMMTLNPVLRIDTQMIEAVQAHARVSKHAARQRARDALASVGIPSPDERLNAYPHQLSGGMRQRVAIAIALLHDPELIIADEPTTALDVTIQAQILAEMQKLCARSRTAMVWVSHDLAVVAGLADRICVMYAGRVVETGSVDEILERPRHPYTIGLIDSLPEKARRGEPLRQIPGIAPSALKLPVGCAFAPRCAHVTALCRSAEAPVTGEGTHRFRCFHPRSGAPA; encoded by the coding sequence ATGTCCATGCTTACCCTGTCCGTGCAGAATTTGCGCACGTATTTCTTTACCGGCGCCGGCGTCGCGAAAGCCGTCGATGACGCGAGTTTCGACGTCGCGCCTGGCGAGATCCTGGGCCTCGTCGGCGAATCCGGTTCCGGCAAATCGATTACCGGTTTCTCCGTGCTCGGGCTGATCGACGCACCGGGACGCATTGTCGGCGGCCGCGTGCTGTTCAAAGGCGAAGACCTCACGACGCTCACGTCCGAAGCGCGGCGCCGCTTGCGCGGCAATCGTATCGCGATGATCTTTCAGGATCCGATGATGACGCTGAACCCGGTTCTGCGGATCGACACGCAGATGATCGAGGCAGTCCAGGCCCACGCGCGCGTATCGAAGCACGCGGCGCGGCAACGGGCGCGCGACGCGCTGGCGTCGGTCGGCATTCCGTCGCCGGACGAACGGCTGAACGCGTATCCGCATCAACTGTCGGGCGGCATGCGACAGCGCGTGGCGATTGCGATCGCGTTGCTGCACGACCCGGAACTGATCATCGCCGACGAACCGACCACCGCGCTGGACGTCACGATCCAGGCGCAGATCCTCGCGGAAATGCAGAAGTTGTGCGCGCGCTCGCGTACCGCCATGGTGTGGGTCAGTCACGACCTCGCCGTGGTCGCGGGACTGGCGGACCGCATCTGCGTGATGTACGCCGGCCGGGTTGTCGAAACGGGCAGCGTCGACGAGATTCTGGAACGGCCGCGCCACCCGTACACGATCGGACTGATCGACTCCTTGCCCGAAAAGGCCCGGCGCGGAGAGCCGCTCAGGCAGATTCCGGGCATCGCGCCGAGTGCGCTCAAGCTGCCGGTGGGCTGCGCGTTCGCGCCGCGCTGTGCGCATGTCACGGCGTTGTGCCGCAGCGCCGAGGCGCCCGTTACCGGCGAGGGTACGCATCGCTTTCGTTGTTTCCACCCACGTTCCGGAGCGCCCGCATGA
- a CDS encoding ABC transporter permease, with the protein MRHSATMLAWRPDRDTTLGIVLRSLFGHPAVAAATSICLVLVAIALLAPWIAPQNPYDLAALNIVDGRLPPGARGVSGHLYLLGSDALGRDMFAAMMYGLRISLGVGVLSGVFAMSLGTTLGLVAAYFGGYVDTLVMRAVDLILGFPTILVALMMLAILGQGVDKVILALVVVQWAYFARTVRAVAAVERRKEYMEAAFCLGLSHRRALFSQLLPNCLPPVIVIALVQIAAAISAEATLSFLGIGLPVTQPSLGLLIANGYQQLIAGFYWISVFPGLLLLVLVFSMNIVGDSLREALNPRLRK; encoded by the coding sequence ATGAGACATAGCGCCACGATGCTTGCATGGCGGCCTGACCGCGATACCACTTTGGGTATCGTGCTGCGCAGCCTGTTTGGCCATCCGGCCGTCGCCGCGGCGACCTCCATCTGTCTCGTGCTCGTCGCGATCGCGCTGCTCGCGCCGTGGATCGCCCCGCAGAATCCCTATGATCTCGCCGCGCTCAATATCGTGGACGGCCGTCTCCCGCCCGGCGCGCGTGGCGTAAGCGGTCATCTGTATCTGCTGGGCAGCGATGCGCTCGGGCGTGACATGTTCGCCGCGATGATGTACGGACTACGCATCAGTCTTGGCGTGGGCGTGCTGAGCGGCGTCTTCGCGATGTCGCTCGGCACGACGCTCGGCCTGGTGGCCGCGTACTTCGGCGGTTACGTCGACACGCTGGTGATGCGCGCCGTCGATCTGATTCTCGGCTTCCCCACGATTCTCGTCGCGCTCATGATGCTCGCCATTCTCGGGCAGGGCGTCGACAAAGTGATCCTGGCGCTGGTGGTCGTGCAGTGGGCGTACTTCGCGCGCACGGTGCGGGCGGTCGCCGCGGTCGAGCGTCGCAAGGAATATATGGAGGCCGCGTTTTGCCTCGGCTTGAGCCACCGGCGGGCGTTGTTCAGCCAGTTGCTGCCGAACTGCCTGCCGCCCGTCATCGTCATTGCGCTCGTTCAGATCGCCGCCGCCATTTCGGCCGAAGCCACCCTGAGCTTTCTCGGCATCGGCTTGCCCGTCACGCAGCCGTCGCTGGGTCTGCTGATCGCAAACGGCTATCAGCAACTGATCGCGGGCTTCTACTGGATCAGTGTTTTTCCCGGCCTGTTGCTGCTCGTGCTGGTGTTCAGCATGAATATCGTCGGCGACAGTCTGCGCGAAGCATTGAATCCGCGTCTACGGAAATAG
- a CDS encoding ABC transporter permease translates to MIAFIIRRLIQSIGVLLLTSVLVFCGVFAIGDPIAILVPADATPAEMAQAVQSLGLDQPLWQQYLHFIGRALHGDLGRSFVFNQPSIQLILERLPATLELACVALLLALLVGLPLGLIAGLKAGSVLDRTVMTGSILGFSLPNFWQGIMLVLIFSVTLGWLPSAGRGQAGVLFGIHTSLATWDGLRHLLLPALNLSLFKMSLVTRLTRAGVRETLPLDYVKFARAKGLRERRVIFVHVLKNILIPIVTVVGMEFGSLIAFATVTETIFAWPGVGKLIIDSITKLDRPVIVAYLLIVVAMFTLLNLLVDIVYSLLDPRVRLEAV, encoded by the coding sequence ATGATCGCCTTCATCATCCGGCGGCTCATCCAGAGCATCGGCGTATTGCTGCTCACGTCGGTGCTCGTGTTCTGCGGCGTGTTCGCCATCGGCGATCCGATCGCGATTCTCGTCCCGGCCGACGCCACGCCAGCCGAAATGGCCCAGGCCGTGCAATCGCTCGGCCTCGACCAGCCGCTTTGGCAACAGTATCTGCATTTCATCGGACGAGCGCTGCACGGTGATCTCGGTCGTTCGTTCGTGTTCAACCAGCCGTCGATCCAACTGATTCTCGAACGCCTGCCGGCAACGCTGGAACTGGCGTGCGTGGCCCTGCTGCTGGCGCTGCTGGTCGGTCTGCCGCTTGGACTGATCGCCGGCCTGAAGGCGGGTTCGGTGCTCGACCGCACGGTGATGACGGGCTCGATTCTCGGCTTCAGCCTGCCGAACTTCTGGCAGGGCATCATGCTCGTGCTGATCTTTTCGGTCACGCTGGGCTGGCTGCCGTCGGCCGGCCGCGGTCAAGCCGGTGTTCTGTTCGGCATCCATACCAGCCTCGCGACGTGGGACGGCCTGCGGCATCTGTTGCTGCCCGCGCTGAACCTGTCGCTCTTCAAGATGTCGCTCGTCACGCGCCTCACGCGCGCCGGCGTGCGCGAAACGCTACCGCTCGACTATGTGAAGTTCGCGCGCGCCAAGGGCCTGCGCGAGCGGCGCGTGATCTTCGTGCATGTGCTGAAAAACATTCTGATTCCCATCGTCACGGTGGTCGGAATGGAATTCGGCTCGCTGATCGCTTTCGCCACCGTGACCGAGACGATCTTCGCGTGGCCTGGCGTCGGCAAGTTGATCATCGACAGCATCACGAAGCTCGACCGTCCGGTCATCGTTGCGTATCTGCTGATCGTGGTCGCGATGTTCACGCTGCTCAACCTGCTGGTGGACATCGTCTATTCGCTGCTCGATCCGCGCGTGCGACTGGAGGCGGTATGA
- a CDS encoding LysR family transcriptional regulator: protein MAISALHTTTAAAQRLGCSQSAVSRLLSQLEEDLGLNLFVREQGRLTPTREGDALVQEVETIVEAARCLERHAQQLRLAGTQRKLVRIMVPNTFAQFLLPAVMQHFYTTHRDAVLEVFSGTYDASERALLSREVDLAFVRLPTRLSGFSVKWRFQSESVCVIPRSHPLAGNATVSPRDLDGVPLVLLWRQSALRHDVDSAFRSARVTPNVVAEVHSVSVACAMAARGVGAAIVNRLIAQCCETEQFVMRPFVPTISFETGIASLESDALRATCDAFAACLADALENLRIQRDAIQHVART, encoded by the coding sequence GTGGCGATTTCCGCGCTGCATACGACGACGGCTGCCGCACAGCGGCTGGGTTGTTCGCAATCGGCGGTCAGTCGTCTTCTGAGCCAGCTGGAGGAGGATCTCGGCCTGAACCTGTTCGTGCGCGAACAGGGACGCCTCACGCCGACGCGTGAAGGCGACGCGCTCGTGCAGGAGGTGGAAACGATCGTCGAAGCGGCGCGTTGCCTGGAGCGGCATGCGCAGCAATTGCGGCTGGCCGGCACCCAGCGCAAACTCGTGCGCATCATGGTGCCGAATACGTTTGCCCAGTTTTTGCTGCCCGCGGTCATGCAGCATTTCTATACAACGCACCGCGACGCGGTATTGGAAGTGTTTTCGGGGACCTACGACGCATCAGAGCGCGCCCTGCTGAGCCGCGAGGTCGATCTCGCGTTCGTGCGACTACCGACGCGCCTGTCCGGCTTTTCGGTGAAGTGGCGTTTCCAGAGCGAATCGGTTTGCGTGATACCGCGCTCGCATCCGCTCGCCGGGAACGCGACGGTCTCTCCACGCGACCTGGACGGCGTGCCGCTCGTGTTGCTATGGCGTCAGAGCGCACTTCGTCACGACGTGGACTCAGCGTTCCGCAGCGCGCGGGTGACGCCCAATGTGGTCGCGGAAGTGCATTCGGTGAGCGTGGCGTGCGCAATGGCGGCACGTGGGGTTGGCGCGGCGATCGTCAACCGCTTGATCGCACAATGCTGCGAGACCGAACAATTCGTGATGAGGCCGTTCGTGCCGACGATCAGCTTCGAGACCGGGATCGCATCGCTCGAGTCCGATGCGCTCCGCGCAACATGCGATGCATTTGCCGCGTGCCTCGCCGATGCGCTGGAAAATCTTCGCATCCAGCGCGATGCTATCCAGCATGTCGCCCGGACATAA
- a CDS encoding metallophosphoesterase, with product MKIRVLSDLHLENEEPELIPHAQADLIVLAGDIHNHAAGPRWAAQAFDDAVPVVYVPGNHEYYDGEFGALDAALYDAAAQVENVHVLNNATLTDPQGRWRVLGTTLWTDFALYGSDPATLAESIDASRRAMLDFNGPIQMHWPHDPHDDDAREFTPADSLALHRRARAWLEGELAKPFGGKTIVVTHHAPHRLSLAERYAQDRVSAGFVCHLPELVRAPVALWIHGHTHTSFDYSVEGTRVVCNPRGYLDRRTGRWENPAFRWDKVIEV from the coding sequence GTGAAGATACGCGTGCTGTCCGATCTGCATCTGGAGAACGAGGAGCCCGAACTGATTCCGCATGCGCAGGCGGATCTGATCGTGCTGGCGGGCGACATCCACAATCATGCGGCCGGCCCGCGCTGGGCCGCGCAGGCGTTCGACGACGCCGTGCCGGTGGTCTACGTGCCCGGCAATCACGAGTACTACGACGGCGAGTTCGGCGCGCTCGATGCGGCGCTGTACGACGCCGCCGCGCAGGTCGAGAACGTGCACGTGCTGAACAACGCCACGCTCACCGATCCGCAGGGACGCTGGCGCGTGCTCGGCACGACCCTGTGGACCGACTTCGCGTTATACGGCTCGGACCCGGCCACCCTGGCGGAATCGATCGACGCATCGCGCCGCGCGATGCTCGACTTCAACGGCCCGATCCAGATGCACTGGCCGCACGACCCGCATGACGACGACGCGCGCGAGTTCACGCCCGCCGATTCGCTCGCCCTGCACCGGCGGGCACGCGCCTGGCTCGAAGGCGAACTGGCGAAACCGTTCGGCGGCAAGACGATCGTCGTCACGCATCACGCGCCGCATCGCTTGAGTCTGGCCGAGCGGTACGCGCAGGATCGCGTGTCGGCGGGATTCGTCTGCCATTTGCCGGAGCTGGTGCGCGCGCCGGTTGCGCTGTGGATTCACGGCCATACGCATACGTCGTTCGACTACAGCGTCGAAGGCACACGCGTGGTCTGCAACCCGCGCGGCTATCTCGACCGGCGTACGGGGCGCTGGGAAAATCCGGCATTCCGGTGGGACAAGGTGATCGAGGTCTGA